Genomic DNA from Hordeum vulgare subsp. vulgare chromosome 2H, MorexV3_pseudomolecules_assembly, whole genome shotgun sequence:
ACATTCATGACCGTGAAGAGTTGTTGACACTAACTTTGCTTCACTTAAGTATAAGTTTTAAATTTCTCAGCATATGAATGAAGGACTTACTGCTGACGGCATTACATGACATGGCTTGTTGTATTaataacagcaaaggcaagaagtaaCAAGCAGAACGTCATTTAAGGCTTAACCCACCAGAAGAAACTCTATAGAAGCAGCAATAAAGTACAAGTGGCTAAACATAGACAGGCCTATTCAAAACAGATAAGGAATCTAAACAGACTACTGATTCCAGATCAAAACTGATAGTTCATCTAAGTTTGTTTCAGCATAATGtaccatcagaaacagagacaggcCTATCGGAAACAGATAAGGAATCTAATGGCATCTGACATAGCAACCGTCACCAGATAACATTTAAAAGGCTGAACTATCAAACAATCGATAACAGCAACTCCACGGCATGCACCAATAATGTACAAGTGGCAAAACATAGTTATAAATTATTAGACCAATAATGCTTGTCACTCCCTCGATCAAAACACTTTAACCACACAAGCACGGTGACGTATACTGAACCAATCAACCAAAACATGCAGAGAGGACTCAAATCAATCACGCACTAGCTGCTCCGACACTTAACTGGACATGCCAATACTGAAGGGACAGACTCCCGACCAATCAGATTTGTTGATTTAACTTCGGTAGGCTCTGCATTTTTCAAGATCTCAAGAAAGGACTTAATGCCAATGGCATTACATGGCATGACTGGTTGCATTAATAACAGAAAAGACGAGACGTAAAAAGCAGAACATCATTCAAGGCAGAAGCacattgctaattccaaatcaaaATTGACTGGTGATGCAGTTGGTCTCTGTTTTTTTCAGTATATATCACGAGAAGCAGAGCCAGCACAATTGGAAACAGACATGGAGCTAATGCCATACGACATAGCAACCGCCAGCAAACCAACATTAAAAAAGGCTGAACTAACAAACAATGGACAAAGACAACTCTATGACATCAACAATAAAGTACAAATGGCTAAACATAGTTACTTATTACTAGCCCAAGATTGCTTGCCACTCCTAATTCAGaacctagcaaaacccttgaaccACAGATGCATGGCGATATACGTATACTGAATCAATCAAGCAAATATGCAGAGATGGACTCGGTCAAATTCATCTGTTTATTTCAATATAGAATAGACCACCAGAAGCAGAACCATAGTCATATTGGACAACGAAAAGATATCTAAAGCTATGCACTCGACAGATGGACCAGCACCAAACCCATGAAACACTACGATACCATCAACTCTACGCATGcaacaatgaagtaaaagtggctAAACAAAGTTCAAATCAATTATTAGTCCAGGATTGCTTCTCTACAAGTTCAGAACCTAGCAAAATACTTGAACTAAGCATTCAAAGTTGGACTTGACTGAACACTCACAAGCTGCTCCAACATTTAACTAACCATGGCAGTACTGAACCAAACAGAGACCTGAGAAATGCAGCATCAAATCATGTGAAATAGCAGCAATAAGGATGGGATGGTCATGATACACAACAAATTAGTGCAATAGCAGCAATCAGTATTGCCACTTGTTCAACGACGTATACACCATCAAATCAGATGCATTAGTGCAATCAGGATGGAATGGTACCAGGATTAACACATACAGGCATAAACATAGTCTAGATTGTTAAAATTTGCATGTTTGgccccctcctagcctatatacTCCATCCCCCCCCCCGATCTTGGTGAAGCTAGCTACTGGATGGTAACATGTTTGGTTCGGTATTGCCACTTGTTCAACAACGTATACAACATCAAATCAGATGAATTAGCAGCAATTATGAATGCAAGGATAGCTTGCCAGTCTGTTCTACTTGCAGTCTTGCACAGATGGATAGATCcttgtggtggaggaggaggaggaaagatCCACAGATGGATAGTGCGAACCTTGATTACGCGGAAACGACCGGTGGTCGTCGGCGCTGGCTCCGCCGCCGCTCACCTCCGCAGCAGCTTTGAACCCTAGGTCGCGAGCCGGATCTGTTGCTGCCTCGCAGCGAAGTCGATCTGGGCCAGATCTGGCCGAGAACTGGCCTTGTGGTCATCGGACAAGACCAgattgggccgagatctggccgtgtcgggcctgggcgatggcttgctctgcggcgagcattgtgggccaagatctggccgtgtcgggcctaggcgatgggttgctctgcggcgagcgttgtcggccgagatctggccgtgtcgggcctaggcgatgggttgatctgcggcgagcgttgtggggcgagatctggccgtgtcgggcctaggcgatgggttgctctacGGCGAGCGttatgggccgagatctggccgtgtcgggcctaggcgatgggttgatctgcggcgagcgttgtggggcgagatctggccgtgtcgggcctaggcgatgggttgctctgcggcgagcgttgtgggccgagatctggccgtgtctggcctaggcgatgggttgatctgcggcgagcgttgtggggcgagatctggccgtgtcgggcctaggcgatgggttgctctgcggcgagcgttgtggggcagATTGTGCCGAGATCTGGCATTATCGTCCAGTCCCTGGCCTTGGCGGTGTATGGATTCCCTGTTGGCCTTTGCACCTTAGTAGTATCCAAAGGAAAGCAAATTTCCAAAAAGATGCATATGTCATGCGTGCTGCTAAAAGTAAATCTGTGCTCATCCTCAGAAATCAAAGAGAGGGCGTCTATCCAATCATCTCTCCAATCCATGGTTGCCATATCCTGCCTTGTCTCCATAGATTCCTGAATAAGAAGCATGGATTGGATCCAAAGTGCAGAGCCATGAATGAATTCACAAACTTACCAGACTGATTCTattaaacaaaaaaaaaagaaatttgcttaccaccagctgatgaaatcctTCCATCCAGCCGCTCAAGGTAGGGAGGTGCAGAGTGCAGAGCATAGGAGTAGAGGCAAAGGACTGACTCGTCGGCGTGGCCTGTTTGCCTCCTGTGaggaaaaagaaaagatatgggggtgggggtgggggttggGGTGGGCGTGGGCGTGGGGGTGGGGTGATTATAAGGAACGCGTGAGCGACGTGGGCCCACGTCAATAATGCCTCTTTTTCCTCCACCCACCGGACCGGACCGGAAAACGCTCCTCCACCATCCATCCATCCCGTGCAGGTGTTAACCAGGGAAGGGGCTCCGTCAAATACTACTCCTTACATGTCCCGAGGGACCCATCGGTATTGTCGCTTGCCGCAAGAGtagaatagtactccctccgtccgaaaaaaaTTGTCCTCATGGCTTTTTTTACAGAAAAATCCTCGAAGAAACTCCGACCGAACCCGCAGTCCATCATCCCTTACGACACCGTTCCCCTCGCGGCGGCTCCACCACGTCGTTCCGGCGCACCGCTCCCCCGCGGCACCGGCGACGCCGCGCAGCTCCACCATGCCGCCAGCTCCCTTGCGCAGCTCCCCTCCGCAGTTGCCTCCTCCGTCGCTCCCTCCTGCTCGTGCATCTCCCGCTCGCCTCCCCCGCAGCTTCCACCTCCCTAAAAAAGGTCCTTGATTTCCCAGAGATCCTGCTCCAGCGACGCCATGAGGGACCAATTGTTTCCAATTGCTTCCAATGCTTGGTCGTGTTGTGTCTTCGCATCTGACGAACCAATTGTTGACTGCCTCTCTGACCATGGGGAGCAGAGGGGGCGGCGACGCGGATTGACCTGGAGCCGGCCACGGAGCTGGCGCGGAAGGGGGTCACTCTGCTGCTCCTCGAGGTGCCCCAGGTTCAGATGGTGCCCCCGGGGCCTGCCCTTCGTCTACTACTGCTCCCCCAGCAGGTAGGAACATGCTTGAGCAATAATGTTCGAACTGAGAACTTTTAGGTTTGTCACTGTGTCAACTACTATGGTTTGATGCAGTGTTTGTCACTCTGTCATTGTTGAAAACTGAAATCTTTCagatttgttgctgtcaaaactGAAAGATTTTGATTGAAGTTGCTTGACTACAGATTTTGACTGAACTTGCTTGTGCTTGTGATTCTGAATTTAAGTTGACTgaagagtgcacaatggatctgaATTATGGAGTAGTAGGATGTGAATTGCGAAACTACACCATGTTCACAATATTCTGAAGAGGAGTAACTTAAAGTGTCGGTTGTTATGTCAAATTACATCTCAAACAAATTTGATGGAAATAATCTTAAACAGATCTTGAGCTTTTTGTCATTTCCACTATTCATTTGATGGAAATAATATTAAGCGAATTTAAATGAATTTTGACTGAATATCTTAAGTCATTTTTCCATAAGCTGCCTTGGCGGGTTTGTAGCTGGATGGTTTGCCTGTCTAAATTCTTCATGGCACTGCTTAAGAATCGATGTTGCGTTCAGTTTGTATTGAAATTTACTGTCAAAGTTGGAGATCAGATCCAAGTCCACAATTTTCAGTTTGTAAAGATTCACTGAATTTTACTGTCAAAATTGGAGATCGAAAATCTCCATTTAACCTCCCCCATGTGGTACATTATCTGAATTTACAGAATTTGAATGCATCAACAACATGAAGAGAAAAATCTAGATTAAACTTGGTAAATTATGTTTTTTTCTGAAAAATAGTTAACTGAAACTCACAGAAACAGTTAAATGTTTCTGGGATttcttaaacttggggatgctgccATGATACAGAGTAATTTCACTACAGAGAAGATTCACAAATACTATGATGCTGCGATGATGCTCTAATTTACAATGATGCTACACAATCTCACACCAATTTGTCCATATGACAACAATTTCAGGCCGGGGACACTGGTAACTTTCACCAGGAGCAGAGACGGGGTCTCTTGGACAAAAAATAAGATTGGGGCTGCCTGTATGAAGATCACGGTCGGCACTACCACTAGCAGAAGCTGAGAAGCAGTAGAGGCggaggaagacgacaacaactGAAAAGGCTGGAGTGGCGGAAGACATCGCACCGGCGGCCGAAGCGGACGACGCATGTCCAACTCCCACATCGAAGTGGGTTGCCGCGGCGGGCGCGAGGAAGTGCCGAGGACGCGAGCAGGACGAATACGAGGTGTCTCCCGTTAGCCGTGGAGCCGCAGCGCAGGTGAGCCTTCGTCGCCGGCTGAGCCCTTTGCTGGCTGGGCCCGTGGGCGACGGGGGAGACGGTGGCTAGGGCCCGCGGTGCCTGCGGTTGACAGGGGTGGAAGAAGAGACCTGGATTGATTAGCATGAAATCTAAAAGGATAGGGTTTTATTGTAAAATTACAATTAAACTACGTTGACGACATtctttttcggacggagggagtattctcCTTCCTATGTCACGTGTCGTCTCCCAAGACACCAAGATGCACGATAACGTGGCCGGTGGGGCGGGCGCAGAGGAGGAGCACGGGTTCCTTTGTTTAATctaactagtacaaatgcccgtgcgttgcactggGCAAAAAAAAAATCTGCTTGTTGTGCCATTATGCGGCATTAATTTAAATAAATGTGTATAGTAATGTTaaatgttttcttttaaaatattaGATACTGCTTTGCACTGCGCAAGAAAAAAATATAATCTGCTTGTTGTGCCATTATGCTGCATTAATTGAAATAAATGTGTATAATAATGTTaaatgttttcttttaaaatattaGGTACTCTTACATATAAAAATGGATGAAATTTTTTATAATAgttaatttttttattaaatttgtAAATTTTTGTAAAAGATAAATTGTTATTTTTTTCAAAAGGATCTTTTTATTGTGTGAGAATAACTTTTTCTTATTGGAGACGGCATTTGTGTGTAcaacatattttccataaatattttttgaataatatttttattgttttttgCAAAACTTGCTTCATTTGTTATTGTGCATCGTTTTTATATGGATTTTTAATAATTGTCGATGGTAAGGTTAAATgttaatttttttaaagaaaaatgaTGTATACATAAAAATTGTAATACTTTTTAAGAAGTAttgtttttatgaatttccagctTTTGTTTGAAAAGGAATCTTTTTTTAATAAATATTTTTCTTAAACATTCAGACAGagtaatactccctctgtaccataaTATAAGACATGTTTTGGTCTAGATTTAGTCATTTAGACTAAAAACGTCTTAGGTCGTGTTTGGATCAGCGTTTAAGCTCGTTTGTGGCCGGTTTAGGATACAAACCTTCTCCCGTCGTTTTTATTTTACATAGGAAACAAGAGGCGGTCGGTAAGTTACAAGTGTAAAATTAATACGGGTGTAAAAACTTACACCCATTCCAAACAGGACCTTATATGTTGATATAGAGGGAGTAGCTCAAAGTACACAAAATTCCTTGGAAAAAAACCATACACAGTTTCTAAAACGGTTTCTTCCAAAGTATCCATGTAGTTCTTGGCTATCTTGATTGCAATAGTTTGAAGTACACATAGTTCTTGAAGTGATTGTGGCCAAAACATGCATAAGTTCTTGGTTATCTTGGTTGCTCCTCTCACTGCAAAACATTAATTGTTCCAGGTTAATTCCTTGCACATTTGCCTTGCCATGATATATACAACACAAAATTGCAATTCAATTTGAGTAACTATTATACTCAAAAGAGCAAGCAAATGCTACTAAAGTGTATGATCCAAGAACTCAATTCAACTAAAACCTGAAATGAGTTAATGAAAATAAAATAGACTGCTTATTTTTTTAACTAACGATAAAATGCTTTATTGGCCTTCGGGGCATGATGCATGAGGATAGAAGTTGCTCAGTCTAACAAGACATTTCTGAAGAAAGAGTGTAGTCTGATAACAACCAAAATGATTGTGAGCATTCATGCAAGTGAATTTTAAGGGTAGGGGCATGTACCTTATCAGTGTCACATGGACCTTTGGCTTCGCAATTTTTTGAAGTGATCACGTACAAGCTGTTTAAATGAGAAACTGGTAAGATCTTTAAGGCAGTATAAACTTTTTTAGATAAAACGGAAAAGCATTAAAGTAAACTGAACATGAAACGTGAACTGGGAGATGTCTCTTACCTGCAATATTTGGTTTATTGCTTTTGCAAGAGCAGGTTTCAGATCACGGGGATGCAGAGCGTCATTGCGATAATCCTCGAGGAGTTCATCCATTCCTACATAGGTCCGGCTTAAGAGCAAACAAACAGATGTTACAGTTGAACACAACTATCAAAATCATGCCATGTAATTTTTTGACAGCTATTACGGTAAGCAGACGTTTGCAAGAGCTCTTGCATCAGTAGCAGGCTTGCAACAATAATATACTCTGAACTGTCTATGTGAATTATCCCCTCCTGTGTTGCAACGATGCCTTCTGCCACCTGCTGAAGGTCGGCCGCGGCTTcaggagttgatgaatttggctaGATGCAACACGGGCCACTTCTAGATAGTCTGATCATTCCTTACTTATCTCTGCTATGACCCACCTTTTGCTCTTTAATCTCGTTCTTTTTTTGGGTACCAAGTCTGAGGCTTATATTTTTTCTTTGCCCTTGCTTCAGCTGCTCATAGTTGTAATCGACAAGCACCTTGTGCCGCCGATTTCCCATGAACTTGATTGCTCGGGCTGCTGCACTATTCATCGAGGTTGCTCCGTCTTTGCATATGGGACTTGACACCAATTTCCAGCCAGATGCAGCGCCCAGCTCCTCTCTTGTGAGGCAAAACTTAACTACCGATATATATCCCCCTTGCTCAAGTTCATGCGCAAAGTAGTGGTTTAGAGAGGTAGAGCTTCTCAAACAATGTCTCCAACAGGAACCTGCTGGAAAGCTCGGAACCGCCGAGCATTACATAAGCATGAAAAGATGAATGTGAAGGTCAGGTGTATACTACAATCATGACACAAATAAAAAGCTCAGTAGTAATGATTCATTAGACAGGCTTTTGAAAATAACAACCAGTGAGACCCATAAATGTGCAAGACAAACTGAAGCCATAATATTACTGAAATATAAATTCAGAAATAGGCACATATAAGTTGTTCAGTTCAGTTGACAAAAGCATGAATTAAAATAAATTGTCACTAAGTAAGCTCTTGTTCCTATAACCACTTAATATAAAGAACCCCATACATATTTCGGTAAACGGTAGAGGAGCGTTCAATTTTAATAGGCCATAACCTGTAGCCTAACTGTCTTTCCTTAGCGCCTTCTAATTTGTAAAGCAAAGAGAGCATTTATACGATCAATATTGCTTCATTTCAGCTTATGTGAGTGCCATGTGAATTTTGAAGTACTTCAAGTAGACCTCAAACAAAATCAAAATTAATTCTACGAAGCTAATTgctaaattttgaaaaaaaaacataccatgGAATTATTGTAATTGGGACCTTTTTAAGGGTGA
This window encodes:
- the LOC123431342 gene encoding uncharacterized protein LOC123431342, producing MLCTLHLPTLSGWMEGFHQLVESMETRQDMATMDWRDDWIDALSLISEDEHRFTFSSTHDICIFLEICFPLDTTKVQRPTGNPYTAKARDWTIMPDLGTICPTTLAAEQPIA